In Methanosphaera sp. ISO3-F5, a genomic segment contains:
- the purM gene encoding phosphoribosylformylglycinamidine cyclo-ligase yields the protein MVTYSEAGVDISLEERTVKALTGELSETLEYRNIIKNTGHFAALVDFGKQAIAMSTDGVGSKILIANLMNKFDTVGIDCIAMVVNDILCVGAEPIAMVDYLAVEEPDPEIASQIGKGLKTGCQQAKISMIGGETASLPKIIKDFDLAGTGIGTVDKDKIITGSEIEDGDIIIGISSSGVHSNGLSLARKSLLDIAKLNVDDKLPTDETTTVGEALLEPTIIYVEPIMELLNSDVKVHGLGHITGGGFSNLKRLNKNMSYYINELPETLPVFQAIQDTGIESKEMYHVFNMGIGFCVILNKEYKDKAIEILNKYHNTTVIGEVKKDAENKVVITARNENIEL from the coding sequence ATGGTAACATATTCTGAAGCAGGAGTAGACATAAGTTTAGAAGAAAGAACTGTTAAAGCATTAACAGGAGAACTATCAGAAACACTAGAATATAGAAATATAATTAAAAACACCGGCCACTTCGCAGCACTAGTTGATTTTGGAAAACAAGCTATTGCTATGAGTACTGACGGTGTTGGAAGTAAAATATTAATAGCTAATTTAATGAACAAATTTGACACTGTAGGAATAGACTGCATAGCAATGGTAGTTAATGACATATTATGTGTTGGAGCAGAACCAATAGCAATGGTAGACTACTTAGCAGTAGAAGAACCAGACCCAGAAATAGCAAGCCAAATAGGAAAAGGTTTAAAAACTGGTTGTCAACAAGCAAAAATATCCATGATAGGTGGAGAAACAGCATCACTGCCAAAAATAATAAAAGACTTTGATCTAGCCGGAACAGGCATAGGAACAGTTGACAAAGACAAAATAATTACAGGTTCAGAAATAGAAGATGGCGATATAATAATAGGAATAAGCAGTAGTGGAGTACATAGTAACGGATTAAGTTTAGCTAGAAAATCCCTACTAGACATTGCAAAACTTAACGTAGACGACAAACTACCAACAGATGAAACAACAACCGTTGGTGAAGCATTATTAGAACCTACAATAATATATGTAGAACCAATAATGGAATTATTAAATTCAGATGTTAAAGTACATGGATTAGGACATATCACTGGTGGAGGATTCAGCAATCTTAAAAGATTAAACAAGAATATGAGTTATTATATTAACGAATTACCTGAAACATTACCAGTATTCCAAGCAATTCAAGACACAGGAATAGAAAGTAAGGAAATGTACCATGTATTTAATATGGGAATTGGTTTCTGTGTAATTTTAAATAAAGAATACAAAGACAAAGCAATAGAAATACTTAACAAATACCATAACACCACAGTAATCGGTGAAGTAAAAAAAGACGCTGAAAACAAAGTAGTTATTACAGCACGAAACGAAAACATAGAATTATAA